A region from the Gemmatimonadota bacterium genome encodes:
- the prmC gene encoding peptide chain release factor N(5)-glutamine methyltransferase, with the protein MTVGRVIREVAARLAARHAAHEARFLVSGVLGLRTVDFGARSSRAVDQEGLRRVGDSVERRLAGEPLAYILGNAAFRELELSVDGRVLIPRPETELVVEQVMKLPVPAAGRVLEVGTGSGAIALSLLHEGRFQRVVATDLSAAALEVAAANAGALGLAERVDFRLGDAYDPVGSGETFDVVVSNPPYVAESERGFLPAEVERWEPATALFAGDGLAVIGRLVAGAGSVLAPGGWLVLEIGADQGVAARGACVAAGLRGVRVVPDLAGRDRMVVARAARGE; encoded by the coding sequence ATGACCGTCGGACGGGTCATCCGGGAGGTGGCCGCTCGCCTGGCGGCGCGGCACGCTGCCCACGAGGCGCGCTTTCTCGTGTCCGGCGTTCTGGGGCTCCGCACCGTCGACTTCGGAGCGCGATCTTCGCGCGCCGTGGACCAAGAGGGCTTGCGTCGAGTCGGCGACAGCGTGGAGCGGAGATTGGCCGGAGAGCCGCTCGCCTACATCCTGGGTAACGCGGCGTTTCGCGAGCTGGAGCTCTCGGTGGACGGGCGAGTGCTGATCCCCCGCCCCGAAACCGAGCTCGTCGTGGAGCAGGTGATGAAGCTGCCCGTGCCGGCGGCTGGGCGGGTGTTGGAGGTCGGAACCGGCAGCGGCGCGATCGCCCTCAGCCTGCTGCACGAAGGCCGCTTCCAGCGTGTCGTAGCTACCGACCTGTCCGCGGCGGCACTGGAGGTGGCGGCGGCCAACGCCGGGGCGTTGGGCCTGGCCGAGCGCGTGGACTTCCGGCTTGGAGATGCCTACGATCCCGTCGGGAGCGGCGAGACGTTCGATGTGGTGGTCTCGAACCCTCCGTATGTCGCGGAGAGCGAGCGCGGCTTTCTCCCCGCGGAGGTGGAACGCTGGGAGCCCGCGACGGCGTTGTTCGCCGGCGATGGGCTCGCCGTGATCGGCCGCCTGGTCGCGGGGGCGGGGTCGGTGCTGGCTCCGGGCGGATGGCTCGTTCTGGAAATCGGCGCGGACCAGGGCGTTGCGGCGCGGGGGGCGTGCGTTGCTGCCGGCTTGAGGGGCGTCCGCGTGGTGCCGGATCTGGCCGGGCGGGATCGCATGGTCGTCGCGCGAGCCGCGCGAGGGGAATAG
- the tmk gene encoding dTMP kinase has translation MTASRGAGERGRLLVFEGPDGSGKTTQVRLLRDRLAREGIPHLFVREPGGTELGEALRPVILRGAEMNPRSELLLYLAARAALVEEKILPALAAGTLVVADRFYLSSLVYQGYGRGLSLSEVTPIIEFATQNLKPDLTLVMDVPPRTSRERSQRKGPDRIESADESFHERVRAGYLELAAADAAIELVDATPGVRAIHRAVLSILGRRWPETFASASG, from the coding sequence ATTACGGCGAGTAGGGGGGCAGGGGAGCGGGGCCGCCTCCTCGTATTCGAGGGCCCGGACGGCTCGGGGAAGACCACGCAGGTCCGCTTGCTGCGCGACCGACTGGCGCGCGAGGGGATCCCGCACCTCTTCGTTCGCGAACCGGGCGGAACCGAGCTGGGGGAAGCGCTTCGGCCGGTGATCCTGCGCGGCGCCGAGATGAATCCCCGCTCGGAGCTACTGCTCTACCTGGCCGCGCGCGCCGCGCTGGTGGAGGAGAAGATCCTGCCCGCTCTCGCGGCCGGGACACTCGTCGTGGCGGATCGCTTCTATCTATCCAGTCTGGTCTACCAGGGGTACGGGCGCGGCTTGTCGCTCTCTGAAGTGACTCCCATTATTGAGTTTGCGACCCAGAACCTAAAGCCCGACCTTACCTTGGTCATGGACGTTCCGCCGCGTACGAGCCGAGAGCGTTCGCAGCGAAAGGGTCCCGATCGCATCGAAAGCGCGGACGAGTCCTTCCACGAGAGGGTGCGCGCGGGGTACCTGGAGCTCGCGGCGGCCGATGCGGCCATAGAACTCGTGGACGCGACGCCGGGCGTGCGCGCGATCCACCGCGCGGTGCTTTCCATCCTGGGCCGGCGGTGGCCGGAAACTTTCGCATCTGCCTCGGGTTAG
- the obgE gene encoding GTPase ObgE produces the protein MFLDRAEVEVYGGTGGSGAEAWRRETGVARGGPAGGDGGKGGDVVLVADEHMATLLDYRYRQHHRAERGKHGEGSNRTGRSGADLELAVPRGTVVREAGSGVLLGELMAVGDRLVVARGGRGGRGNAAFATPTNRAPRRWEPGEEGEERRIAFELKLIADVGLVGLPNAGKSTFLAAVSQARPKIADYPFTTLQPNLGVVARSEGRTMVIADIPGIIEGAHEGKGLGLRFLRHIERTRALAILVPVDSADASDEYRLLLRELEAHSPELAGKPHCVVLTKSDLLGPDDDPPSIDAPGAWAIHVVSAVTGAGLDPLLEGLWTRVAQERSVESAPLKEEPWHP, from the coding sequence ATGTTTCTGGATCGTGCGGAAGTCGAGGTCTACGGAGGTACCGGTGGCTCCGGCGCCGAGGCGTGGAGACGCGAAACGGGCGTCGCGCGCGGGGGCCCCGCGGGCGGCGACGGCGGCAAGGGCGGGGACGTCGTGCTCGTCGCCGACGAGCACATGGCCACCCTGCTGGACTACCGGTACCGGCAGCATCACCGCGCCGAAAGGGGCAAGCACGGCGAGGGATCCAACCGCACCGGCAGAAGCGGCGCCGACCTGGAGCTCGCGGTGCCGCGAGGCACGGTCGTGCGCGAAGCGGGGAGCGGAGTGCTCCTGGGGGAGCTCATGGCCGTCGGAGATCGCCTGGTCGTGGCGCGAGGCGGCCGCGGGGGCAGGGGCAACGCCGCGTTCGCGACCCCGACCAACCGCGCTCCACGCCGCTGGGAACCGGGCGAGGAGGGCGAGGAGCGCAGGATAGCGTTCGAACTCAAGCTCATCGCCGATGTGGGACTGGTCGGGCTACCCAACGCGGGCAAGTCGACCTTCCTGGCGGCGGTTTCACAGGCCCGACCCAAGATCGCCGATTACCCGTTCACCACCCTGCAGCCCAACCTCGGCGTGGTGGCTCGCTCCGAGGGCCGCACGATGGTGATCGCGGACATTCCGGGCATCATCGAGGGAGCCCACGAGGGCAAAGGGTTGGGGCTCCGCTTTCTGCGACACATCGAGCGCACGCGTGCGCTCGCCATCCTGGTGCCCGTCGACAGCGCCGACGCGAGCGACGAGTACCGACTTCTGCTGCGAGAGCTGGAGGCGCACTCTCCCGAGTTGGCCGGGAAGCCGCACTGCGTCGTCCTGACCAAGTCGGACCTGCTCGGCCCGGACGACGACCCCCCCAGCATCGACGCGCCCGGCGCGTGGGCGATCCACGTCGTATCCGCGGTGACGGGCGCCGGCCTGGATCCCCTCCTCGAGGGACTCTGGACCCGTGTGGCCCAGGAGCGTTCCGTCGAGTCGGCCCCCCTGAAAGAGGAGCCGTGGCACCCGTAG
- a CDS encoding S41 family peptidase, with the protein MRKTVYMPLLVGAIALTTGGWFLQKGAAEELNLYSQVRIFEEVVDMVSNRFVDESGQDELYQMAVEGLLNELGDPHSMLMDPDQYADLRLTTTGEYGGLGIQIAVRNGWITIIAPIPGTPAERAGLMAGDRIVEVNGVSTEGWTEDQAVKVLRGPKGKSVDIRIGRIGAEEPIPFRLKRDDIEVRAVPSAYLMDDGVGYVEVVQFSESSAGEVREAVDSLVDEGMTSLILDLRDNPGGLLDQSFEMADIFLPEGVVITETKGRVDDDNRRYEASDRDHYPDVPMVVLINRGSASASEIVAGALQDHDRALLLGERTFGKGSVQTLFPLRAGDYFLKLTTARWYTPSGRSIQGPYGVGARAELPAVTDDAAELDDDGGQEIFHTDGGREVLGGGGITPDLDLDGEIDPEVDAFFKAMNRFGAAYNNAVFDYANTYAAEHQGLRPGFRVTPEMLGGLYARLLEEDEVELERPVYDGARTWLTRQLGYRIAYAKWGQQGARMRWNADDPEVVTARDVLRESTTPASVFAAAQRVENGVDSAALAGAGAEEGQP; encoded by the coding sequence ATGAGGAAGACCGTCTACATGCCGCTGCTGGTCGGAGCCATCGCGCTCACGACGGGCGGCTGGTTCCTTCAGAAGGGCGCAGCCGAAGAGCTGAACCTCTATTCCCAGGTGCGCATCTTCGAGGAAGTGGTGGACATGGTGTCCAACCGCTTCGTCGATGAGAGCGGCCAGGACGAACTCTATCAGATGGCCGTGGAGGGGCTGCTCAACGAGCTGGGCGACCCTCACTCGATGCTGATGGACCCGGATCAGTACGCGGATCTGCGCCTGACCACCACGGGTGAGTACGGCGGCCTCGGCATCCAGATCGCGGTCCGCAACGGCTGGATCACCATCATCGCGCCCATTCCGGGCACCCCGGCCGAGCGCGCCGGGCTGATGGCTGGAGATCGCATCGTCGAGGTCAATGGGGTGTCCACCGAGGGCTGGACAGAGGACCAGGCGGTGAAGGTCCTGCGGGGGCCGAAGGGCAAGTCGGTCGATATCAGGATCGGCCGTATCGGCGCGGAAGAGCCGATCCCGTTCCGGCTCAAGCGCGACGACATCGAGGTTCGCGCCGTGCCGTCCGCCTACCTGATGGATGACGGCGTGGGGTACGTCGAGGTGGTGCAGTTCAGCGAGTCGTCGGCCGGGGAGGTCCGCGAGGCGGTCGACAGTCTCGTCGATGAAGGCATGACGAGCCTCATCCTCGACCTGCGAGACAACCCGGGCGGGTTGCTCGACCAGAGCTTCGAGATGGCCGACATCTTCCTGCCCGAAGGGGTCGTGATCACGGAGACCAAGGGGCGGGTGGATGACGACAATCGGCGCTACGAGGCCAGCGACCGCGACCACTACCCGGACGTGCCCATGGTGGTGCTGATCAACCGGGGCAGTGCGTCCGCCTCGGAGATAGTCGCGGGAGCGCTGCAGGATCACGATCGCGCGTTGTTGTTGGGGGAGCGGACGTTCGGCAAAGGATCGGTCCAGACGCTGTTCCCGCTGCGCGCGGGGGACTACTTCCTCAAGCTCACGACCGCGCGCTGGTATACCCCTTCGGGTCGGTCGATTCAGGGCCCGTATGGGGTCGGTGCGAGAGCGGAACTGCCTGCCGTGACGGACGACGCGGCGGAGCTGGACGACGACGGCGGACAGGAGATCTTCCACACCGACGGTGGCCGCGAGGTTCTGGGCGGTGGCGGGATTACTCCGGATCTGGACCTCGACGGCGAAATCGACCCGGAGGTGGACGCGTTCTTCAAGGCCATGAACCGGTTCGGGGCGGCGTACAACAACGCTGTCTTCGACTACGCCAACACGTACGCGGCCGAGCACCAGGGCTTGCGGCCCGGTTTCCGGGTGACTCCGGAGATGCTCGGCGGCCTCTATGCGAGACTGCTGGAGGAGGACGAAGTCGAGCTCGAGCGCCCGGTCTACGACGGGGCGCGGACGTGGCTGACTCGTCAGTTGGGCTATCGGATAGCCTACGCCAAGTGGGGGCAGCAGGGGGCTCGGATGCGTTGGAACGCAGACGACCCGGAGGTCGTGACGGCTCGCGATGTGTTGCGCGAGTCGACGACGCCGGCCTCCGTCTTCGCGGCGGCGCAGAGAGTGGAGAACGGGGTCGACTCCGCCGCCCTGGCGGGCGCCGGCGCCGAGGAGGGCCAGCCGTAG
- a CDS encoding YlbF family regulator → MDSREGTLRKAEELGRLVGQSDEYKALLRARERIEAEESVSDMIRSLAELEEQLAAALRSGQTPDPETTGRYEQVFGELQAHPAYQGLVAAQANFDKVMTAVNEAIAQGMDSAAHSGIILPS, encoded by the coding sequence ATGGACTCCAGGGAAGGCACGTTGAGGAAGGCCGAGGAACTCGGGCGTCTGGTCGGGCAGAGCGACGAGTACAAGGCGCTGTTACGCGCGCGCGAGCGCATCGAAGCGGAGGAGTCCGTCTCGGATATGATCCGTTCGCTCGCCGAATTGGAAGAGCAGCTCGCGGCGGCGCTGCGCAGCGGCCAGACACCGGACCCGGAGACGACCGGACGCTACGAGCAGGTGTTCGGAGAGCTCCAGGCGCACCCCGCCTACCAGGGCCTCGTGGCCGCGCAGGCCAACTTCGACAAGGTCATGACCGCGGTGAACGAGGCGATAGCGCAGGGCATGGATTCGGCCGCCCACTCGGGCATCATCCTGCCCTCCTGA
- a CDS encoding carboxymuconolactone decarboxylase family protein — protein MSGQVRGATMTGELTSEVEVLVRLSAAIGAGRSDERESAFRDALEHSRAAVEEALLQSHLFAGYPAAIAALGRWRALAGASGAEAGLEEGVDWAERGAAVCERVYGGQYGRLRANVAYLHPELERWMVRDGYGKVLGRPGLALAARELCVVALLCAQDAEPQLYSHMRGALQVGCTEEQVETVLEIAGRIVAPTNARAARRVWAKVRQRTGSGRG, from the coding sequence GTGAGCGGGCAGGTGCGCGGCGCGACGATGACCGGGGAGTTGACGTCGGAGGTGGAGGTCCTGGTCCGGCTGTCGGCGGCGATCGGGGCGGGTCGGTCGGACGAGCGCGAGAGCGCGTTCCGGGACGCGCTGGAGCATTCCCGAGCCGCGGTCGAGGAGGCGCTCCTGCAGAGCCATCTGTTCGCGGGGTATCCGGCGGCCATCGCCGCGCTGGGCCGCTGGCGTGCCCTGGCCGGCGCCTCGGGGGCCGAAGCCGGGCTAGAAGAGGGCGTCGACTGGGCGGAGCGGGGCGCGGCCGTGTGCGAGCGGGTGTACGGAGGACAGTACGGGCGCTTGCGCGCCAACGTAGCCTACCTCCATCCCGAACTGGAACGCTGGATGGTCCGCGATGGCTACGGCAAGGTCCTGGGTCGCCCGGGGCTCGCGCTGGCGGCTCGCGAACTCTGTGTGGTCGCGCTTCTGTGCGCGCAGGACGCAGAGCCCCAACTCTACTCGCACATGCGCGGCGCTTTGCAGGTGGGGTGCACGGAGGAGCAGGTGGAGACGGTGCTGGAAATCGCCGGGCGGATCGTCGCGCCAACGAACGCGCGAGCGGCCAGGCGGGTCTGGGCGAAGGTGCGACAGCGTACCGGCTCGGGAAGAGGCTGA
- a CDS encoding inositol-3-phosphate synthase encodes MRKPVSSFDVRPASGRLGVLLPGFGAVATTFVAGVELIRRGLAEPFGSVSQMQRIRLGKRTDERQPKIKDFAPLASLDDLVFGAWDPIPDNALETIRKSGVLEAAQVEPVADALEALAPMPAVFDPAYVKRLNGPNVKTGANKLELGEQLRADIRGFKESNGCDRLVMVWCGSTEIFMKPGPAHESLEAFEAAMERNDDAIAPSMIYAWAALKEGVPFANGAPNLTVDTLALQELAEANGVAIAGKDFKTGQTLMKTIIAPGLKARMLGLNGWFSTNILGNRDGEVLDDPESFKTKEESKLGALEYILQPDLYPELYEGFYHKVRINYYPPRGDNKEGWDNIDIFGWLGYPMQIKVDFLCRDSILAAPIVLDLALFMDLAQRAGLSGTQEWLSFYFKAPMTAPGLYPEHDIFIQHTKLKNTLRHLMGEGQITHLGMEYYGE; translated from the coding sequence ATGAGGAAGCCAGTGAGTAGTTTCGATGTTCGCCCGGCGAGCGGGCGTCTGGGGGTGCTGCTTCCGGGATTCGGCGCGGTCGCGACCACGTTCGTGGCCGGGGTCGAGCTGATCCGGAGAGGCCTCGCGGAGCCGTTCGGATCGGTCAGCCAGATGCAGCGCATCCGACTGGGGAAACGGACCGACGAACGGCAGCCCAAAATCAAGGACTTCGCGCCGTTGGCCAGCCTGGATGACCTCGTGTTCGGCGCCTGGGACCCGATCCCCGACAACGCGCTGGAGACCATCAGGAAGTCCGGCGTGCTGGAAGCCGCCCAGGTTGAGCCGGTGGCCGACGCGCTGGAGGCGCTCGCGCCCATGCCGGCGGTTTTCGACCCCGCCTACGTGAAGCGCTTGAACGGGCCCAACGTCAAGACCGGCGCCAACAAGCTGGAGTTGGGCGAGCAGCTGAGAGCGGACATCCGAGGCTTCAAGGAGTCCAACGGCTGTGATCGCCTCGTGATGGTCTGGTGCGGCTCCACCGAGATCTTCATGAAGCCGGGCCCCGCGCACGAGTCGCTCGAGGCGTTCGAGGCCGCGATGGAGCGCAACGATGACGCGATCGCGCCGTCCATGATCTACGCGTGGGCGGCCCTCAAGGAGGGCGTGCCGTTCGCCAACGGAGCGCCGAACCTCACCGTGGACACGCTGGCATTGCAGGAGTTGGCGGAAGCCAACGGCGTCGCCATCGCCGGGAAGGATTTCAAGACCGGCCAGACGCTGATGAAGACCATCATCGCGCCCGGCCTGAAGGCCAGAATGCTCGGCTTGAACGGGTGGTTCAGCACCAACATCCTGGGCAACCGTGACGGCGAGGTGCTGGACGACCCCGAGTCGTTCAAGACCAAGGAAGAGTCCAAGCTCGGCGCGCTCGAGTATATCCTCCAGCCGGATCTCTATCCCGAGTTGTACGAGGGTTTCTACCACAAGGTGCGGATCAACTACTATCCGCCGCGCGGGGACAACAAGGAGGGCTGGGACAACATCGACATCTTCGGCTGGCTGGGCTACCCCATGCAGATCAAGGTCGACTTCCTGTGCCGGGATTCCATCCTGGCCGCCCCGATCGTCCTCGACCTCGCGCTGTTCATGGATCTTGCACAGCGGGCTGGCCTGAGTGGCACGCAGGAGTGGCTGTCGTTCTACTTCAAGGCCCCGATGACCGCTCCCGGCCTGTACCCGGAGCACGACATCTTCATCCAGCACACGAAGCTCAAGAACACGCTGCGGCACCTCATGGGAGAGGGCCAGATCACGCACCTGGGCATGGAGTATTACGGCGAGTAG
- a CDS encoding sulfite exporter TauE/SafE family protein: MTVAGAAILLATGAAVGLVSGLAGIGGGVLMVPLLYAYYDVVGADVPSAVAHATSLAVIAPTALHGALRFARYDLVAWRAALAMGGGAAAAALPAALLAARVPDPALRAGFALFLLLTAARMALPYRRRDDATDRAPGATSALVAAGVLVGTLSALLGVGGGVVAIPLLYNVGRLPLRQLAPTSLAVIAPAAATGAITYALSAGGAPALGWSLGMVDVGAAAALVAGSLPLVAAGARLNIRVPEPALRVGLAVLLAGVAARLLWGLPWFS; the protein is encoded by the coding sequence ATGACAGTTGCCGGGGCCGCGATCTTGCTGGCCACCGGCGCGGCCGTCGGGCTCGTGTCCGGACTTGCCGGAATCGGAGGAGGGGTCCTCATGGTGCCCCTCCTCTACGCGTATTATGACGTCGTCGGCGCGGATGTCCCCTCGGCTGTAGCCCACGCAACCAGCCTTGCCGTGATCGCCCCCACGGCCCTCCATGGGGCGCTGAGGTTCGCCCGCTACGACCTGGTCGCCTGGCGCGCGGCGCTGGCGATGGGCGGGGGGGCTGCTGCGGCGGCTCTGCCGGCCGCGTTGCTCGCCGCTCGCGTCCCAGACCCCGCCCTGAGGGCCGGCTTCGCGCTTTTCCTGCTGCTGACCGCGGCTCGCATGGCGTTGCCGTACAGGCGGCGGGACGACGCGACGGACCGCGCGCCCGGCGCGACCTCGGCGCTCGTGGCCGCTGGCGTTCTGGTGGGCACGCTGTCGGCGCTCCTGGGCGTGGGCGGGGGAGTGGTCGCGATCCCGCTGCTCTACAACGTGGGGCGCCTCCCGCTCCGCCAGCTCGCGCCCACCTCGCTGGCCGTGATCGCCCCGGCCGCCGCGACGGGCGCGATCACCTACGCTCTGTCCGCTGGCGGCGCTCCTGCGCTTGGCTGGAGCCTGGGCATGGTCGACGTCGGCGCGGCGGCGGCGCTCGTCGCGGGGTCGTTGCCACTGGTGGCCGCGGGGGCGCGCCTCAACATCCGCGTGCCCGAGCCGGCCCTGCGCGTCGGCCTAGCGGTACTCCTGGCCGGCGTGGCGGCGCGGCTCCTGTGGGGCCTGCCCTGGTTCTCGTGA
- the prfA gene encoding peptide chain release factor 1 has product MPDDLARANELIARHEALTARLADPEVLGDPAILREVAREHAELSDAAAVARELRDALGELDQARTLLDSEDEELAAMAATEVAELEARAAASAETLRRHLTPPDPLANRAAVVEIRAGTGGDEAGLFAGDLYRMYLRYAEMRKWTIELINASEGEVGGFKEVAFLVRGRDAYGSLRHESGVHRVQRVPATESQGRIHTSAATVAVLPEAEEVDIEVRDEDLRIDVFRSSGPGGQSVNTTDSAVRITHVPTGVVVTCQDEKSQHKNKAKAMKVLRSRLLDAKISEQEAERSRERRTQVGTGDRSAKIRTYNFPQGRVTDHRINLTLYRLSEILDGDLGGLVDALKEAREAEQLEAAG; this is encoded by the coding sequence TTGCCCGACGACCTTGCCCGCGCGAACGAGCTCATCGCCCGACACGAGGCGCTGACCGCCCGCCTTGCCGACCCGGAGGTCCTGGGGGACCCCGCGATCCTGCGCGAGGTGGCGCGGGAGCACGCGGAGCTCTCCGACGCCGCCGCCGTGGCTCGGGAGCTGCGCGACGCGCTCGGCGAGCTGGATCAGGCTCGGACTCTCCTCGACAGCGAGGACGAAGAGTTGGCCGCCATGGCCGCGACCGAAGTGGCCGAGCTGGAGGCGCGGGCCGCGGCCTCGGCCGAAACTCTGCGGCGGCACCTGACGCCGCCCGATCCGCTGGCGAACCGCGCGGCGGTCGTGGAGATTCGAGCGGGTACGGGGGGCGACGAGGCGGGCCTGTTCGCCGGCGACTTATACCGCATGTACCTCCGCTACGCGGAGATGCGGAAGTGGACGATCGAGCTGATCAACGCCTCGGAGGGCGAGGTCGGTGGGTTCAAGGAGGTGGCCTTCCTGGTGCGTGGACGGGACGCTTACGGGAGCCTGCGTCACGAGTCGGGCGTGCACCGGGTTCAGCGAGTCCCCGCGACGGAGAGCCAGGGGCGCATCCACACGTCGGCCGCGACCGTGGCGGTTCTGCCCGAAGCGGAGGAAGTAGATATCGAGGTGCGGGACGAGGACCTGCGCATCGACGTGTTTCGCTCTTCGGGGCCGGGAGGGCAGTCGGTCAACACGACCGACTCCGCCGTGCGCATTACCCACGTGCCTACCGGCGTCGTGGTCACCTGCCAGGACGAGAAGTCACAGCACAAGAACAAGGCCAAGGCCATGAAGGTGCTGCGCAGCCGGTTGCTCGACGCCAAGATCTCCGAGCAGGAGGCAGAGCGCTCCCGCGAGCGCAGGACGCAGGTCGGCACGGGCGACCGATCCGCCAAGATCAGGACCTACAACTTCCCTCAGGGACGGGTCACGGACCACCGCATCAACCTGACGCTGTACAGGCTGTCGGAGATTCTCGACGGTGATCTGGGTGGCCTGGTCGACGCGCTGAAGGAAGCGCGCGAGGCGGAGCAACTGGAAGCCGCCGGTTGA
- a CDS encoding asparaginase: MTECGTVDVLRGGLIESRHAFHAVVADGSGRSLMTLGSASVPTFTRSAIKPLQASAVAADGAFDAFDMGSDMVALACASHGGEEDHVALARAMLSRVGASVEDLACGPHEPMYAPAARALAGSGTAPGRLHNNCSGKHAAMLALAAHLGTGLEGYHRADHPVQRRMGEELCRWAGLDADALETGVDGCGAATFRVPLAALAIAFARWSVAEGPPARVRAAIASHPRLLAGTGRLCTAIVRETRGSVLAKVGAEGVYCACVPERGLGVALKVGDGARRAAEAALVALLEAHGALGADQAARLGAAAAPPVLNTRGETVGGVVVRMPAGVGAP; encoded by the coding sequence ATGACCGAGTGCGGCACGGTGGATGTTCTGCGCGGCGGCCTGATCGAGTCTCGGCACGCCTTTCACGCGGTGGTCGCCGACGGGAGCGGTCGGTCGCTCATGACGCTGGGATCGGCCTCGGTGCCCACGTTCACCCGTTCGGCGATCAAGCCGCTGCAGGCGAGCGCGGTGGCCGCCGACGGCGCCTTCGACGCCTTCGACATGGGTTCGGACATGGTGGCCCTCGCGTGCGCGTCGCACGGCGGGGAGGAGGACCACGTGGCGCTGGCCCGGGCCATGCTGAGCCGGGTCGGCGCGAGCGTGGAGGACCTGGCGTGCGGCCCCCACGAGCCCATGTACGCCCCTGCGGCGCGCGCGCTGGCCGGCTCGGGCACGGCGCCCGGGCGCTTGCACAACAACTGCTCCGGCAAGCACGCCGCCATGCTGGCGCTGGCAGCCCACCTCGGGACCGGATTGGAGGGGTATCACAGGGCGGACCACCCGGTGCAGAGGCGTATGGGGGAGGAGCTGTGTCGCTGGGCAGGGCTCGACGCGGACGCCCTCGAGACGGGCGTCGACGGGTGCGGCGCGGCGACCTTCCGCGTGCCGCTCGCGGCCCTGGCGATCGCGTTCGCCCGTTGGAGCGTGGCCGAGGGCCCGCCGGCCCGCGTGCGTGCGGCGATCGCGTCGCACCCCAGGCTGCTGGCCGGCACCGGGCGCCTGTGCACGGCGATAGTTCGCGAGACCCGAGGCTCGGTCCTGGCGAAGGTCGGCGCCGAGGGGGTCTACTGCGCCTGCGTGCCGGAACGCGGGTTGGGCGTCGCGCTCAAGGTCGGAGACGGCGCGCGGCGCGCGGCGGAGGCCGCCCTCGTGGCGCTCCTCGAAGCCCACGGCGCGCTGGGCGCCGACCAGGCCGCGCGACTCGGCGCCGCGGCCGCTCCGCCCGTGTTGAACACGCGCGGGGAAACGGTGGGCGGCGTCGTGGTGCGGATGCCGGCGGGGGTGGGCGCGCCGTGA
- a CDS encoding CDP-alcohol phosphatidyltransferase family protein, which yields MQLASLRGVVYGIIDPLTNWLVARRVHPNLLTTLGFAVTIAAALAFDQNMVRSAGFLVLLGGFFDIVDGRVARLSDLGSKFGAFYDSTLDRISEIVVYMGILSLYNDYRVELGDVSMIYLVMAAMAGSLMVSYTRARAEVMGLDCRVGVMPRAERVVLIGLASLVFGQAWNGIALKGVILLLAVLTNFTALQRIVWVYRQVGGVPLGAPPGTLKDEEASE from the coding sequence GTGCAACTCGCTTCCCTGCGTGGCGTCGTCTACGGGATCATCGACCCGCTGACCAACTGGCTCGTGGCCCGAAGGGTTCACCCGAACCTGCTGACTACCTTGGGGTTCGCCGTGACGATCGCGGCCGCGCTGGCCTTCGATCAGAACATGGTCCGGAGCGCGGGGTTCCTCGTCCTGCTTGGAGGCTTCTTCGACATCGTCGACGGCCGCGTGGCGCGGCTGAGCGACCTCGGCAGCAAGTTCGGAGCGTTTTACGACTCGACCCTCGACAGGATCAGCGAGATCGTCGTGTACATGGGCATCCTGTCCCTGTACAACGACTACCGGGTCGAGTTGGGCGACGTGAGCATGATCTACCTCGTCATGGCCGCCATGGCCGGCTCCTTGATGGTCAGCTATACTCGCGCCCGCGCCGAGGTGATGGGACTGGACTGCCGCGTCGGCGTGATGCCGCGCGCCGAGCGCGTCGTGCTGATCGGCCTGGCATCTCTCGTGTTTGGCCAAGCCTGGAACGGGATCGCCCTCAAGGGCGTGATCCTGCTTCTGGCGGTTCTGACGAACTTCACAGCTCTGCAGAGGATCGTGTGGGTATACCGCCAGGTGGGCGGCGTCCCGCTCGGGGCTCCGCCAGGGACCCTCAAAGATGAGGAAGCCAGTGAGTAG